Proteins co-encoded in one Salvelinus sp. IW2-2015 unplaced genomic scaffold, ASM291031v2 Un_scaffold9656, whole genome shotgun sequence genomic window:
- the lysmd2 gene encoding lysM and putative peptidoglycan-binding domain-containing protein 2: protein MEQIKRTNKLFSNDCIFLRNTLNIPVVSENSPFNGLSLESPDGDPQHQDFHPLSVGQDRDTEEDPSPPPAPGPGDKDSSSYKRPQPEELSAQDFLHRLDLQIKQSKQAARRLKEEEVR, encoded by the coding sequence ATGGAGCAGATCAAGAGGACTAACAAGCTGTTCAGTAACGACTGTATCTTCCTGCGTAACACCCTCAACATCCCTGTGGTCTCAGAGAACTCTCCCTTCAACGGCCTGTCTCTAGAGTCCCCCGACGGAGATCCCCAGCACCAGGACTTCCACCCCCTGTCTGTGGGGCAGGACAGGGACACTGAGGAGGACCCCTCGCCGCCTCCGGCCCCTGGCCCTGGGGATAAGGACAGTAGTAGTTATAAACGGCCCCAGCCAGAAGAGCTGTCGGCTCAAGACTTCCTGCACAGACTGGACTTGCAGATTAAACAGTCWAAGCAGGCAGCACGCAGGCTCAAAGAAGAGGAAGTGAGGTAA